Proteins co-encoded in one Arachis hypogaea cultivar Tifrunner chromosome 13, arahy.Tifrunner.gnm2.J5K5, whole genome shotgun sequence genomic window:
- the LOC112732862 gene encoding putative F-box protein At5g55150 codes for MGDDIDGWPNIHDDILKEIAEHLYSYDDFIQLGLVCKQWSLKLPEISSDILWLLVPEESSSTHIYEDEEIYHLMQLPIADEVPLDIQSLDEDEIHHLKLPEMQNKLIRGSFGGWLIVLDIYQGSMYMLNAFTKVHLDLPPISTFPDIIYYNPNNYGFEYTIRDLDFDDMNDYRGSSSFINSIYVWKVIINSCPSNDNEDFLAVAIYGLRCTLAFYKPNNKRWSDLSTRKPWFHDVIFFGEKIYAVEECGQLYEFDINTKSGPVGGIHEAKPPSDAAVGPYYRLKYYLVGCANGSLLMLARYFLSGSCCTYKFNIYELKKNAKEWSRLDSLENYVLMIGFNSSVQMLPASIQTKGNQIYFTDNLIEWKSPDYAECQDIGIFDLDDGSCQRLLSDVKFMCPPVWCYSSSFL; via the coding sequence ATGGGGGACGACATTGATGGATGGCCAAACATTCATGATGACATCTTGAAGGAAATTGCGGAGCACCTGTATTCGTACGATGATTTCATCCAACTTGGTTTAGTTTGCAAGCAATGGAGCTTGAAACTTCCAGAGATCTCCAGCGATATTTTGTGGCTGCTGGTACCTGAAGAATCTTCCAGTACTCATATTTATGAAGACGAGGAGATCTACCATCTCATGCAGTTACCTATTGCTGATGAAGTACCACTTGATATTCAGTCTCTTGATGAAGATGAGATCCACCATCTCAAGCTACCAGAGATGCAGAACAAATTGATCCGTGGTTCTTTTGGTGGATGGTTGATCGTCCTAGATATATACCAAGGTTCGATGTATATGTTAAATGCATTTACAAAGGTCCATTTAGATCTTCCTCCAATATCAACCTTTCCGGATATAATTTACTACAATCCTAACAATTATGGCTTTGAATATACTATTCGGGATTTGGATTTTGACGATATGAATGATTACCGGGGATCGAGTAGTTTCATAAATAGTATCTATGTTTGGAAGGTTATTATAAATTCATGTCCTAGTAATGACAATGAAGATTTTTTGGCAGTGGCCATATATGGACTTCGTTGTACATTAGCCTTTTACAAACCAAATAATAAGAGATGGTCAGATCTTTCAACTAGAAAACCGTGGTTTCATGATGTCATATTTTTTGGAGAGAAGATATATGCAGTAGAAGAATGTGGCCAGCTATACGAATTTGATATAAACACTAAGTCAGGGCCTGTAGGTGGTATTCATGAAGCCAAACCTCCCTCTGATGCTGCGGTGGGTCCTTATTACCGGCTTAAATATTATTTGGTTGGGTGTGCTAATGGAAGTTTATTGATGTTGGCGAGATATTTTCTTTCTGGAAGTTGTTGTACTTACAAATTTAATATCTATGAATTGAAGAAGAATGCAAAAGAATGGTCCAGACTAGATAGTTTGGAAAATTACGTACTGATGATTGGATTCAACTCTTCTGTTCAAATGCTACCTGCAAGTATTCAAACCAAAGGAAATCAAATCTACTTTACAGATAACCTAATAGAATGGAAATCACCGGACTATGCCGAATGTCAAGATATTGGCATCTTCGACTTGGACGATGGAAGTTGTCAAAGACTGTTATCCGATGTAAAGTTCATGTGTCCTCCTGTCTGGTGTTATTCTAGCTCatttctttag